Part of the Candidatus Thiothrix putei genome, GGACGCCTTGTCAAACACGAAGGGGAGATGTCAGGCTTAATCGTTGCCTGTCAAGCTCATCAGGAATTGTACAATATACCAGAACATCAGGCCGACGCTGGAAAATAGCCCCAGTGATGCACCGACATGTTGATCGGTGTGGTATTCATGAACCATTTGTGACGTCTGGTACAGCATAACGGCTCCGGCAAACACAATCATAATGCCAAAGAACACCAGACCCAGCGTAAACCCAAACAAGATGCTTGCTAAGATCACGCCTAAAGCGATGAAACTGCCGACGGTGATAAACGGCGCTAAGAAGGAAAAGTTCTTACGGGTTGTAAATGCCGTGAAGGTGATCCCGCCAGCCAGCATCAAGGTCAATAAGGCTGCGCTTGGTAATACATTCGGGTTAGGGGCGAAGTTCAATGCCCCGTAAATCAATGGGGTAGAAATAACCGCAAATGCAGCCACATACAGCCCCAAGCCCGCATACTGCATTTCTTTGGAAATAGCAGAGTGCGCCCATTTGTCAGCGAGGTAAGATGCGCCCATGAACATGGCTAATACAATTAGCCAGCTCCACATGCTACCTTGCATCAATTGCATGAGCGGCTTTGCGGCTCCTGATTGGATCAGTAAGGTGGTGAGTGCGGCGTAAGCAACAATTGCCCCGCCCAAATGCAAATACGTGCGGCGAATAAAGCCCGCTCGCTCGGTTTCACTGGCATTGGCAACCAGTGTACCGGAGTTCATGTCCAAGTATGCCATGTTAGTGCCTCCCTTGTTTTATGTCAGTCAATGATATGGCTGTTATGATTACATACGAATTGCCATGGGACTAATTCCCATGCCAGATAAGGTTTGTTGCCATTTTTGTAGCATTTCTGGGGAAGAGGCTGGCCCCACGCGTACCCGAAACCACGTTGCGCCCTGGATGTTGGCTGTTTCAACCCGGCTATTGAGTCCTTTTTTCTTTAAGCGATTTTGCATATCAGCCGCTTGATCCTGCGTTTTATAGGAACCGATCTGAAGAGCATTAGCCCCGGTGATTGCAGCAGCGGGGGGGGCTTTCTTGGTTTCTGGTTTAGGCGTATCGGCTTTAGGGGTATCGACCGCAACGGTTTTTTTGTCGGCTTGCTTGGGGGGCGGAGCCGCAGCCACTGGTTTTTTAGTATCAGGGGGTTCTTTAGTGGCAGCCGCCTGTTGCTCAACTTGTACTGCGAGTGGCACGTCTATTTCCAATTGAGGCAGGACGGCGTGATAACTGAAACCGGGCGTTTCATCGGAGGGTTGATCTTGTGAGCTAAGGTTCTGTGGTGTGGATGTGCCACCATTGTCGCCTGTTGCCGTAACGTCAGTTGTACTGAGAGTGGATGTTGCGGGGTTAGTCGTATCGCCGAGGCTGGTAGTATTGAGGCCGGGTGGAGTGGTCGTGGTTGCGTCTGGGGCATTGCCTTTGTTGGCGAGTGCGTACATACCTGCACCGATCAGTAGACCAATAGCAACGCCACCCACCATCCAACCCAGACCGTATTGCCCAAAGGCACTGCCCGCTGCGGCCTGTTTTTTGAAATCTTTGGTCATGGTGTGATGTCTCGATTGTAGAGTGTTCTATGATTATAGCGAAAACTTCAGGAATGAATCACTTATGGCTCATATTTTCAAGTGAAATCTAGCTAAATTCAATGGGGTCAATATCAATCGACCAGCGTACTCCTGAACGTCCCGGTAAGGTTGTTGCTTGTTGTAGCAGTTGGTGCAATGCCGCATGGAGCGCTGCACGTTGCTGGCTGCTCAATAGCAATTGGGCACGGTAGCGGTTGGCTCGCTTTTCCAAGGGGGCTGGAATCGGTCCTAAACGTTGAATCGTAGCACTATCAATGGTCAGCAGCCGTTGGCTGATGTGTTCCAGAAATTGCAAGGCTTTCTCCATACTAGCAGTGCTGCTGGCACGGATCAGGGCTTGATAGCCAAACGGTGGGAAATGCCAGCGTTTACGGTCTTCCAGTAATTGACGCGCAAAGGGGGTGTAACCTTGCCCGACCAGTTGGTGCAACAAAGGGTGCTCCGGCTGACTGGTTTGCAGGATGACTCTGCCGGGTTTATCGGCTCGCCCGGCACGCCCCGCCACTTGCACGAGTAATTGACCTAGGCGTTCGAGAGCACGGTAATCGGTACTGAGCAGCGATTGGTCGATGTCAAGGATGACGACTAAGGTCAGGTTGGGGAAGTCGTGGCCTTTTGCCAGCATTTGTGTGCCGACCAGAATCAATGGGTCATTGCTGCGCACGGTGCTGAGTTTGTCTTCGAGTTGGCCTTTGCGGCTGGTGCTGTCGCGGTCGATGCGTACTACTAAGGCGGTGGGAAAGGTGGTTTGTAGGGTAAGTTCCAAGCGTTCGGTACCTTGCCCTTGGGTGGTGAGTTTAGGATTTTTGCATACCGGGCATTGCAAGGGAGTGGCTTGCTCAGCACCACAATGGTGGCAGGCCAAGCGGTTGCGGCGGGCGTGCCAAGTTAGGTTGGCGCTGCAATGTTGACAACTGGCGTGCCAGCCACAGGAGGGGCAAAACAGCGTGGGGGCAAAACCCCGCCGGTTGAGAAATACCATCGCTTGTTCACCCTGCGCCAAGGTTTGGCGGATAGTTTGTAGGCTGTGGGGCGTCAGACCTGCCTGTAATTCAAACGGGCGGGTATCCTGTATTTGCAGATCAGGTTTACGGGTTGTGCCGGGGCGTTGGTTGAGGCGCACGTAATGAAAGCGTGAGGTTTGTGCATTATACAGTGCTTCTAGTGATGGGGTGGCGGTTCCCATGACGATGGGAATGTCGAGCATCTGCGCCCGTTTAATCGCTAGGTCACGGGCGTGGTAGCGAAAACCTTCCTGTTGTTTGAGAGATGCATCATGTTCTTCGTCGATCACGATCATGGCGAGGTGAGGGGCGGGGGTAAAAATAGCCGAACGTGTGCCAATAATAATACGGGCAGTGCCACTACGGGCTTGTAGCCACGCTTTAAGGCGCTCACCGTCACTTAAACCGGAATGCAGGCAGGCCATCGGGGTGTCGCCAAAAAAACGGGCAAAGCGTAGCAGCAATTGTGGGGTTAAGCCGATTTCGGGAACAATCACCAGCACTTGTTTACCGGCGGTAAACAGTGGCTCAATCAAGCGTAGGTAGATTTCGGTTTTGCCACTGCCCGTGATGCCGTGTAAAAGGATGGGGCGGCGTGGGGTTTGCTGATTCCATTGCTGGATACTGTGCAAACATTGCTGTTGTTCATCCGTGAGTAGAAGTGTGTTTGGTAAGCGCTCATTGCCATCGGGGTTGGGATTGGGTTCTGCTGCGGGGTGAGTTGGGGTGACGGCTAACCATTTTTGCAAGCGACTGGATAAGGGCTTTGGTTTGCGTAAGGCGCCGGGTAATGCGGAAAAGATCACTTCACCCACCGGATGATGGTAGTAACGCGCTGCCCATTGCAACAGTTCCAGCAAATGTGGGTCAGCCAACGGTGTAACGTCGAGGATGACTTCCACGGCTTTGAGCGTGAAACTGTCATCAGCGGCATCTGTTGCGACAGTGGCAGTGCTCATGACTAGCCCGACTGCGTACTGCTTGCCGAATGGAACGAGAACACGTGTTCCGGGCGCAGGTTGTTGCTCTGCACTTAGGGTGTAACTCAGCAAGGTACGTAGTGGGCGTGGCACTGCAACGTGGATAATGTGGCGCTCTTGATTCATGTCGGCAAGTTTAGCGGAATTGTGGCGTAATAGCGTATGGAACTTACGGAAACCTTAACAACTCCTTGCTACATAAGCGGAAATTCAGGTTATGCACAGAACCTGTGGATAACTCTGTGGAAGAACTGCGGACAGTTACCTCTATGCCTTGTCTGATAAGCACTTATACACTTTGATTAAAAAATAATCATTTCATTTTGTATTTTAATAATCAGTGACTTAAGTTATTTTTCTGTATCATGGTTGACAAATCTAAATGAAATATGAACATAAGGTTATGATGTGGACAACTCATAAAAAAGCCCGGATGAACCGGGCTTTTTTTACGATTGTCAAGACTTGATGTTCAGAGTTCTTTCATGTTGCTGATCAATTCATTAGCAACAGCCTGCCCGTCGCCATACAGCATCCGGCAGTTATCAGCGAAGAACAGATGATTTTCGATCCCGGAAAAACCTGCTCCCTGACCACGTTTAACCACGATCACGTTTTTGGCGTAATCCGCGTTCAGAATGGGCATTCCGTAAATCGGGCTATTGGGATCAGTCCGTGCAATTGGGTTCACCACGTCATTTGCTCCAATCACCAACGCCACATCGGCGGTGCGGAATTCTTCGTTGATTTCATCAAGGTCGTAAATGATGTTATACGGCACGCCTGCTTCTGCCAGCAATACGTTCATATGCCCCGGCATCCGCCCCGCAACGGGGTGAATCGCAAATTTCACTGTCACGCCGCGTTCTTGCAATTGCTTGGTCATTTCCCAAATTTTGTGTTGAGCTTGCGCCACTGCCATACCGTAACCGGGTATGATAATAACCTTTTCTGCAAACGCCATCATAATAGCAGCGTCAGGGGCTTCAATGGCTTTCATTGAGCCGCTGACTTCTTGTGCTTCACCCGTGGTTTCGCCGAAATTGCTGAACAGCACGTTGGTAATCGGGCGGTTCATCGCTTTTGCCATCAACTGTGTTAACAATGTACCCGCAGAACCCACCACAATCCCCGCAATCATCATTGCAGGGTTATCCAGTACGTAACCTTCAAAACCGACCGCAAGACCTGTGAAAGCGTTGTAGAGGGAAATAACGACGGGCATATCCGCGCCACCAATCGGCAGCGTCATCATTACGCCAAACGCCAACGCCAGTGCAAAGAACAGGAACAGCGTAAACATGCCATAATCCGTACCGCTGGTCGCAATGCCCAGACCCATCCACACCGTGACAATAAACAGGGCTGCATTGATACGCTGCTGATTTTTGAAACGGAATGCACCGCGTAATTGCTTTAGACCTTGCAATTTACCAAACGCAATCAATGAACCGGAGAACGCTATCGCACCAATCAGTGCACCCGCTACGGCGAGTAATTGCACAACCGGATCCATTTCATGGTGCTTGATTAATTCCACTGCCGCAATCGCAGCCGCTGCACCACCGCCC contains:
- a CDS encoding Bax inhibitor-1 family protein translates to MAYLDMNSGTLVANASETERAGFIRRTYLHLGGAIVAYAALTTLLIQSGAAKPLMQLMQGSMWSWLIVLAMFMGASYLADKWAHSAISKEMQYAGLGLYVAAFAVISTPLIYGALNFAPNPNVLPSAALLTLMLAGGITFTAFTTRKNFSFLAPFITVGSFIALGVILASILFGFTLGLVFFGIMIVFAGAVMLYQTSQMVHEYHTDQHVGASLGLFSSVGLMFWYIVQFLMSLTGND
- a CDS encoding SPOR domain-containing protein, producing the protein MTKDFKKQAAAGSAFGQYGLGWMVGGVAIGLLIGAGMYALANKGNAPDATTTTPPGLNTTSLGDTTNPATSTLSTTDVTATGDNGGTSTPQNLSSQDQPSDETPGFSYHAVLPQLEIDVPLAVQVEQQAAATKEPPDTKKPVAAAPPPKQADKKTVAVDTPKADTPKPETKKAPPAAAITGANALQIGSYKTQDQAADMQNRLKKKGLNSRVETANIQGATWFRVRVGPASSPEMLQKWQQTLSGMGISPMAIRM
- a CDS encoding primosomal protein N', producing MNQERHIIHVAVPRPLRTLLSYTLSAEQQPAPGTRVLVPFGKQYAVGLVMSTATVATDAADDSFTLKAVEVILDVTPLADPHLLELLQWAARYYHHPVGEVIFSALPGALRKPKPLSSRLQKWLAVTPTHPAAEPNPNPDGNERLPNTLLLTDEQQQCLHSIQQWNQQTPRRPILLHGITGSGKTEIYLRLIEPLFTAGKQVLVIVPEIGLTPQLLLRFARFFGDTPMACLHSGLSDGERLKAWLQARSGTARIIIGTRSAIFTPAPHLAMIVIDEEHDASLKQQEGFRYHARDLAIKRAQMLDIPIVMGTATPSLEALYNAQTSRFHYVRLNQRPGTTRKPDLQIQDTRPFELQAGLTPHSLQTIRQTLAQGEQAMVFLNRRGFAPTLFCPSCGWHASCQHCSANLTWHARRNRLACHHCGAEQATPLQCPVCKNPKLTTQGQGTERLELTLQTTFPTALVVRIDRDSTSRKGQLEDKLSTVRSNDPLILVGTQMLAKGHDFPNLTLVVILDIDQSLLSTDYRALERLGQLLVQVAGRAGRADKPGRVILQTSQPEHPLLHQLVGQGYTPFARQLLEDRKRWHFPPFGYQALIRASSTASMEKALQFLEHISQRLLTIDSATIQRLGPIPAPLEKRANRYRAQLLLSSQQRAALHAALHQLLQQATTLPGRSGVRWSIDIDPIEFS
- a CDS encoding NAD(P)(+) transhydrogenase (Re/Si-specific) subunit beta, with translation MNLFVEIFYLAAAVLFILGLKQMASPVTARRGIVWAGIGMVLATLITFVHPHVNTNYLLIIIGIAVGGGIAWKTGKEVAMTDMPQMIALYNGMGGGAAAAIAAVELIKHHEMDPVVQLLAVAGALIGAIAFSGSLIAFGKLQGLKQLRGAFRFKNQQRINAALFIVTVWMGLGIATSGTDYGMFTLFLFFALALAFGVMMTLPIGGADMPVVISLYNAFTGLAVGFEGYVLDNPAMMIAGIVVGSAGTLLTQLMAKAMNRPITNVLFSNFGETTGEAQEVSGSMKAIEAPDAAIMMAFAEKVIIIPGYGMAVAQAQHKIWEMTKQLQERGVTVKFAIHPVAGRMPGHMNVLLAEAGVPYNIIYDLDEINEEFRTADVALVIGANDVVNPIARTDPNSPIYGMPILNADYAKNVIVVKRGQGAGFSGIENHLFFADNCRMLYGDGQAVANELISNMKEL